In one Candidatus Borkfalkia ceftriaxoniphila genomic region, the following are encoded:
- a CDS encoding helix-turn-helix domain-containing protein, translating into MIDNTKFIELLNAAKGERTQNQFALHCGIGSSTITRFIKGERKPTPAVLKKIASKAYNGVTYEELMQAAGYLDEVQIYAPCNPDLKENRQAADLPIPKERSEIMELIEHDDYFKQFANLYKLMTEVQKGIFLSYVITTLKKAGVNTVPYIGY; encoded by the coding sequence ATGATTGATAATACAAAATTCATAGAATTGTTAAATGCAGCAAAAGGCGAACGAACTCAAAACCAATTTGCCCTTCATTGTGGAATTGGTTCAAGCACAATTACTCGATTTATTAAAGGAGAGCGGAAACCCACTCCTGCCGTTTTAAAAAAAATAGCCTCCAAGGCATATAATGGTGTTACTTATGAAGAATTGATGCAAGCCGCTGGTTATTTAGATGAAGTTCAAATTTATGCACCTTGTAATCCTGATTTAAAAGAAAATCGGCAAGCCGCAGACTTACCGATTCCCAAAGAACGCTCTGAAATAATGGAATTGATTGAACACGATGATTATTTTAAACAGTTCGCAAACCTTTATAAATTGATGACCGAGGTGCAGAAAGGTATTTTCCTTTCTTATGTGATTACTACCTTGAAAAAAGCAGGCGTTAATACAGTTCCTTATATCGGATATTAA
- a CDS encoding helix-turn-helix domain-containing protein, which translates to MRAIRLESMQNLHVAELNVLVILIDRLGTESKRLDYAELAEELGYSRNTIKYNIDKLAEAGLISKAGGKLTVIQDIFVEMPTG; encoded by the coding sequence ATGAGAGCGATCCGTCTGGAATCGATGCAAAATTTACACGTCGCGGAACTGAACGTCCTTGTGATCCTGATCGACCGCCTCGGAACGGAAAGCAAGCGGCTTGACTATGCGGAACTCGCGGAAGAACTCGGATATTCGAGAAATACCATCAAATACAATATTGATAAACTGGCGGAAGCCGGGCTGATATCGAAGGCGGGCGGGAAACTGACCGTGATACAAGATATCTTTGTAGAGATGCCGACGGGATAA
- a CDS encoding P-loop NTPase family protein yields MYKTFEYAVGDSWLVGMYGNKAVYTIKKAEFRARDRKEIYTVDVDGTLFKYTRNRLHFILHLGVFKKLKSGTYSKYKIPEPPASVIRGYYAQMRAKEAARLERMNEKLGADARYQKIQQEISVLSHDIAKAEFNRGDAFEIRILKTKLDAAKRERAAILTLFGMDQAAMQKKVQCKACGDMGYLPNGKPCECVEKHLSKIMEYWEKSKDEKGERKAR; encoded by the coding sequence GTGTATAAAACATTCGAATACGCAGTCGGTGACTCATGGCTCGTGGGGATGTACGGAAACAAAGCGGTGTACACGATCAAAAAAGCGGAGTTCCGCGCACGGGATCGGAAAGAGATCTACACGGTAGACGTGGATGGCACGCTGTTTAAGTATACAAGAAACCGCTTGCATTTTATTTTGCATTTAGGCGTGTTCAAGAAATTGAAAAGCGGTACATATTCGAAATACAAGATCCCCGAACCGCCCGCGTCGGTAATCCGCGGCTATTATGCGCAGATGCGAGCGAAAGAGGCTGCGCGCCTCGAACGAATGAACGAAAAACTCGGAGCGGATGCGCGGTATCAGAAGATCCAACAAGAAATATCGGTATTATCCCACGACATAGCGAAAGCGGAATTTAACCGAGGCGATGCGTTCGAGATCCGTATATTAAAAACGAAACTGGACGCAGCGAAACGTGAACGCGCGGCGATACTCACATTATTCGGAATGGATCAGGCTGCGATGCAAAAAAAGGTGCAGTGTAAAGCCTGCGGCGATATGGGATATTTGCCGAACGGCAAGCCGTGCGAATGCGTGGAAAAACACCTTTCGAAAATAATGGAGTATTGGGAGAAGTCGAAAGATGAAAAAGGAGAACGAAAAGCCCGTTGA
- a CDS encoding DUF4085 family protein, translating into MKYLTKEWLIQYKLSYINSVTKKSKQAQTQNIVYYNNLYRNRYLKFIELEKSDEIYSDPRKDLELCEQRMNEQGITEEERKLRKCIYRYYAKTCEKRIAAGAPFMFDENHAARKFEEGLRQKIELLKQMPQTILDKVADIGVFAFGYVSEEVKRLLKPYCGELKRQCKGVLKQAERETEKAEKYLTKRLGVSEYTELFLTDFIFKNEDIYLLFDDGDKLLIKNGEILEREEEKLFVWNADIPNSGWSMVLAAELYRIGEKFEIHFLMENRNEYERCTVWYLTFRGTDIQEIITPNNEFRFK; encoded by the coding sequence ATGAAATATTTAACGAAAGAATGGCTGATACAATACAAATTGTCATATATAAACAGCGTCACAAAGAAGTCTAAACAGGCGCAAACTCAAAATATCGTTTATTACAACAACCTTTATCGAAATCGCTATTTAAAATTTATCGAGTTGGAAAAATCCGACGAAATCTATTCGGATCCCCGCAAGGATTTAGAATTGTGCGAACAAAGAATGAACGAGCAAGGGATAACCGAAGAGGAACGAAAACTCAGAAAATGTATATACAGGTATTATGCTAAAACTTGCGAAAAGCGGATAGCGGCAGGCGCGCCGTTTATGTTCGATGAAAACCATGCCGCCCGTAAATTCGAAGAAGGCTTGCGGCAAAAGATAGAATTATTGAAACAAATGCCACAGACAATCTTGGATAAGGTTGCAGATATCGGTGTTTTTGCGTTCGGATATGTAAGCGAGGAAGTAAAAAGATTATTAAAACCCTATTGCGGAGAATTGAAACGGCAATGTAAAGGTGTACTGAAACAAGCAGAACGCGAAACGGAAAAAGCGGAAAAATATCTGACAAAAAGGCTCGGGGTAAGCGAATACACGGAATTGTTTTTAACTGATTTCATTTTTAAAAACGAAGATATCTATTTACTGTTTGATGACGGCGATAAGTTGCTTATCAAAAACGGCGAAATCCTCGAAAGGGAGGAAGAAAAACTGTTTGTATGGAACGCGGATATCCCCAACAGCGGTTGGAGCATGGTACTTGCCGCCGAGTTGTACCGTATAGGCGAAAAATTCGAAATACATTTTTTAATGGAAAACAGAAACGAATATGAACGTTGTACAGTATGGTACTTGACATTCCGAGGAACGGATATACAGGAAATCATAACCCCAAATAATGAATTTCGGTTCAAATAA
- a CDS encoding helix-turn-helix domain-containing protein, with translation MTVNDAVAKRIYKLLEKYDMTKYRLEQKSGIYHGAMNRILSGQNKTVTLTTLYKLANGFDITIFEFLDDDLFRSKDIELD, from the coding sequence TTGACTGTAAACGACGCTGTCGCGAAACGCATTTATAAATTATTGGAAAAGTACGATATGACAAAATATCGGCTTGAACAAAAATCAGGCATATATCACGGGGCTATGAATAGAATTTTATCGGGGCAGAATAAAACAGTTACCTTAACGACACTTTATAAACTTGCAAATGGTTTTGATATAACGATTTTTGAGTTTTTAGATGATGATTTGTTTCGTTCGAAAGATATAGAACTTGATTAA
- a CDS encoding recombinase family protein produces the protein MKTAVIYARYSSDSQSEQSIEGQVRVCKQFAEKNDLLIVDQYIDRALTGTNDNRAAFQQMLKDSKRKQWSVVIVYKLDRFARNKYESVVNRKKLFDNGVQIVSAMENIPDTPEGKLFLAVIEGFNEYFSEDLKQKVNRGLRESWLKGNATGGKDIFGWDLKDKKYHVNETEADVIRQIYRRYAQGYKAQAIADDLKARNFRRKCGKHLTQKFIYKVLHDKRYTGIVTHQGTEYDNIFPPIITKELWNQVDAINEENKNAPGRKKEIFDYILSGKLICGDCKHKMVGESGTSKTGDIHYYYTCLSKRRGKSECGCKAIKKQVLEDYVINATVAMLRRNSVITKIAETIVKVHEKIIRDSSGLQTLVKKRDEAKKAADNIVKAIEKGIITDFTKDRLAALQDEVNCLDIEINKETQKTYAHLTVEEVEKYLLSKVFEDPDDMKTRKTIVNTFIRDIIWYGDRIVITYNFQENIFTERFSKNYVEKAEKQIGDASRSASSFSLSSYLFPQSAP, from the coding sequence TTGAAAACAGCAGTCATCTATGCCCGTTATTCGAGCGACAGCCAATCGGAACAGTCCATTGAAGGGCAGGTCCGCGTATGTAAACAATTTGCCGAGAAGAACGACCTTCTCATCGTCGATCAATATATCGACAGAGCCTTGACCGGTACCAACGACAACCGCGCCGCGTTCCAGCAAATGCTCAAAGACAGCAAGCGGAAGCAATGGAGCGTGGTTATTGTTTACAAATTAGACAGATTCGCACGCAATAAGTACGAATCCGTCGTCAACAGAAAGAAACTCTTTGACAACGGCGTGCAGATCGTTTCCGCTATGGAGAATATTCCCGATACTCCCGAAGGCAAACTCTTTCTCGCCGTTATCGAGGGTTTTAACGAATACTTCTCCGAAGACTTAAAGCAGAAGGTCAACCGAGGCTTGCGCGAAAGTTGGCTCAAAGGCAACGCCACGGGCGGTAAGGATATTTTCGGCTGGGATTTGAAAGACAAAAAATATCACGTCAACGAAACGGAAGCGGACGTTATCCGGCAAATCTATCGGCGGTATGCGCAGGGATATAAGGCGCAGGCGATTGCGGACGATCTGAAAGCAAGAAACTTCCGCCGCAAATGCGGGAAACATCTTACGCAGAAATTTATCTATAAAGTACTGCACGACAAACGTTATACGGGTATCGTTACGCATCAGGGAACGGAATACGACAACATCTTTCCCCCGATCATTACAAAGGAGCTATGGAATCAAGTGGACGCGATCAATGAAGAAAACAAAAATGCACCCGGCCGTAAAAAAGAGATCTTCGACTACATACTTTCGGGAAAACTCATATGCGGCGACTGCAAGCATAAAATGGTAGGCGAGAGCGGCACGAGCAAGACGGGAGATATCCATTATTATTATACCTGCCTTTCCAAACGCCGTGGCAAATCGGAATGCGGGTGTAAAGCGATCAAAAAGCAGGTATTGGAAGATTACGTTATCAACGCTACCGTGGCTATGCTGCGGAGGAACAGCGTCATCACAAAGATCGCGGAAACCATTGTCAAAGTCCATGAGAAAATCATCCGAGACAGTTCGGGATTACAGACGCTCGTTAAGAAGCGCGACGAGGCGAAGAAAGCGGCTGATAATATCGTAAAAGCGATAGAAAAAGGTATCATCACCGATTTTACCAAAGACAGGTTAGCGGCTCTGCAAGACGAGGTGAACTGCCTGGATATAGAGATTAACAAGGAAACGCAGAAAACCTATGCGCATCTGACAGTCGAGGAAGTAGAAAAATATCTCCTCTCCAAAGTGTTCGAGGATCCCGACGATATGAAAACCCGGAAGACGATTGTAAATACCTTTATCCGCGATATTATCTGGTACGGCGACCGTATCGTGATTACCTATAACTTCCAGGAGAACATATTTACGGAAAGATTTTCCAAAAACTATGTGGAAAAAGCTGAAAAGCAGATCGGGGACGCTTCCCGGTCTGCCTCTTCTTTCTCTTTGAGTTCGTACTTATTCCCTCAATCGGCGCCA
- a CDS encoding helix-turn-helix domain-containing protein, with amino-acid sequence MKASIALAERVKKVIEQKDITKSELIKKSKLSPSTINNILQGKSDKVLISTLCVIMKALDVSLSEFFDDDLLTLENIEDTSKRSAK; translated from the coding sequence ATGAAAGCCTCAATAGCCTTGGCAGAAAGAGTTAAAAAGGTAATAGAACAGAAGGACATTACAAAAAGCGAACTCATTAAAAAAAGCAAACTTTCCCCCTCTACCATAAATAATATTTTACAGGGAAAGTCCGATAAAGTATTGATAAGCACTTTATGCGTAATTATGAAAGCCCTTGATGTTAGTTTATCAGAATTTTTTGACGACGATTTACTGACATTAGAAAATATAGAAGATACAAGTAAACGGAGCGCAAAATGA
- a CDS encoding winged helix-turn-helix domain-containing protein, with translation MRAIRLESIQNLHVAELNVLVILIDRLGTESKRLDYAELAEELGYSRNTIKYNIDKLAEAGLISKAGGKLTVVQDIFVEMPTG, from the coding sequence ATGAGAGCGATCCGTCTGGAATCGATACAAAATTTACACGTCGCGGAACTGAACGTCCTTGTGATCCTGATCGACCGCCTCGGAACGGAAAGCAAGCGGCTTGACTATGCGGAACTCGCGGAAGAACTCGGGTATTCGAGAAATACCATCAAATACAACATTGATAAACTGGCGGAGGCCGGGCTGATATCGAAGGCGGGTGGGAAACTGACCGTGGTACAAGATATCTTTGTAGAGATGCCGACGGGATAA
- a CDS encoding helix-turn-helix domain-containing protein has protein sequence MSKKIDTNEYMTLTDAIIKRIDELSHFHNIPLPKWSIKAGITPSTVYGIMKKTSGCPRVQTLKLLCDAINISLSDFFDADYIATAICEED, from the coding sequence ATGAGTAAAAAGATTGATACAAACGAATACATGACATTGACTGACGCCATTATTAAAAGAATCGATGAGTTGTCGCACTTTCACAATATCCCCTTGCCCAAGTGGAGCATCAAAGCAGGGATCACGCCCTCGACGGTATACGGAATTATGAAAAAAACTTCGGGATGCCCGAGAGTTCAAACGCTCAAATTGCTTTGCGATGCAATCAATATTTCTTTATCCGATTTTTTTGATGCAGACTATATCGCCACCGCTATTTGCGAGGAAGATTGA
- a CDS encoding PcfJ domain-containing protein translates to MIFEGYEFDASYRPADYESRIREGMPFGVAFYLDQKYVFDENDIFLLESPKKDGIVIYCPQHGKIFEEDKKALMSQGCGCHAGNVSRMQDVCPYERTCAQSCYLKNAVYEHKDLIRKSDIAFYQRTKQGIVLRAFRVAFDFSGEKYELRRDGEMSETEWLRIFYNANRTTAIYSRLKSNYNPYSGCTTITERQWRKKKLFQRIADFNLLEQETKGTLLEGYTKYFELSQGYITDEVLQAILLLALFDTPALKEVIKAGYYGIAKDYIFSFTDEGSNFGKIIKKRCRTLKDFFEIEISKLDALTEEEKASLKTTDIPIIRRLVKADVGITRDKLEICRNHHFNEFADRCDAERLRRTLKYLNRQEIAKCNVLGDYFDYIEQAERLHLNMADEQVLYPKDLSRAHSRTSSLVQYETAKELCAKFEEKASEYQSYCFRQRNISLRPIRTIAELKYYATLFSNCSAGYADRIVAGNSMIFVAVDRRQPKKPFYMLEYNPHTERIVQCRGYDNKGGRDSDPQIASFCEQWLSFIKERKQIRVKIAG, encoded by the coding sequence ATGATCTTCGAAGGCTACGAATTTGATGCAAGTTACCGTCCTGCGGATTATGAAAGCAGGATCCGCGAAGGGATGCCGTTCGGCGTTGCGTTTTATCTCGATCAAAAATACGTTTTTGATGAGAATGATATATTTCTTCTGGAAAGTCCCAAGAAAGACGGGATCGTGATCTATTGCCCGCAGCACGGAAAAATTTTCGAAGAAGATAAAAAGGCTTTGATGAGCCAAGGCTGCGGCTGTCACGCGGGAAACGTATCGCGGATGCAGGACGTATGCCCGTATGAAAGAACCTGCGCGCAATCGTGTTACCTCAAAAATGCAGTATACGAACATAAAGATCTGATCCGCAAGAGCGATATTGCCTTTTACCAGCGCACAAAGCAGGGGATCGTATTGCGAGCGTTTCGAGTCGCCTTTGATTTTTCGGGCGAGAAGTACGAACTTCGCCGCGACGGAGAGATGAGCGAAACCGAATGGCTGCGAATTTTTTATAATGCGAATCGTACAACGGCAATCTATTCGCGGCTAAAATCGAATTACAATCCGTACTCGGGATGTACAACGATCACGGAAAGGCAATGGCGTAAGAAAAAATTATTCCAACGAATTGCAGATTTTAACCTATTGGAGCAGGAAACGAAAGGCACGTTATTGGAAGGCTATACAAAGTATTTCGAATTATCGCAGGGCTACATTACAGACGAAGTACTGCAAGCGATACTGCTTTTGGCTCTGTTCGACACGCCCGCATTGAAAGAAGTGATAAAGGCGGGGTATTACGGGATCGCAAAAGACTATATTTTTTCGTTTACCGACGAAGGATCGAATTTCGGGAAAATCATCAAGAAAAGATGCCGCACGCTCAAAGACTTTTTTGAAATTGAGATATCCAAACTCGACGCACTGACGGAAGAAGAGAAAGCCTCGCTGAAAACAACGGATATCCCCATAATTAGGCGGCTCGTGAAAGCAGACGTCGGTATCACGCGCGATAAACTCGAAATATGCCGCAATCACCATTTTAACGAATTTGCGGACAGATGCGATGCAGAGCGCTTGCGTCGAACTCTGAAATATTTGAACAGACAGGAAATCGCAAAGTGCAACGTTCTTGGTGACTACTTCGATTATATAGAGCAGGCAGAGCGTCTGCACCTGAACATGGCAGACGAACAAGTGCTGTACCCGAAAGATCTGAGCCGTGCACACTCTCGTACTTCGAGCCTCGTTCAGTATGAAACCGCAAAAGAACTTTGTGCCAAGTTTGAAGAAAAGGCATCCGAATATCAAAGTTATTGTTTCCGTCAACGAAATATATCCCTACGCCCGATACGGACGATAGCGGAACTGAAATACTACGCGACGTTATTTTCGAACTGTTCGGCGGGGTATGCGGATCGGATCGTTGCGGGTAACTCGATGATCTTTGTGGCAGTGGATCGCCGCCAACCAAAAAAGCCGTTTTATATGCTGGAATACAATCCGCATACAGAGCGGATCGTGCAATGCCGTGGCTATGACAACAAGGGCGGACGCGACAGCGATCCGCAGATTGCAAGTTTTTGCGAACAATGGCTTTCGTTTATAAAAGAGCGCAAGCAGATTCGCGTAAAGATAGCGGGGTAG
- a CDS encoding rolling circle replication-associated protein, with protein sequence MPYSKVKVYSDGSHRIGIPYEPNPHAGKRRKVPEEVITVTEPAEDVSAMPDVNTVGNEPAQTEREEIATVSKQKRMTRKELFEELYQKSADMKKRERKSYVQKEMLPYFKDSISCRAFVEHNFNRKHRNMVCRKMRLWRKINQQTFNYFVTFTFDDKKHTEESFQKKLMQCLQHFSSRKDWLYIGAWERGKDTNRLHFHGIFYIPEGAMSGEMEEVRDFDTRKRKKQTIRQNTFFAERFGRNEFRPISHSSDLPQMVRYLMKYIEKSGGKLIYSRGLYRYFVTDIMDEDIICPYGEEGKKFILFDDFGCWMGGEYIGQPSSREVIARLPKVT encoded by the coding sequence ATGCCGTATAGCAAAGTAAAAGTCTATTCGGATGGGAGCCACCGTATCGGGATACCTTACGAGCCGAACCCTCACGCGGGGAAACGTCGTAAAGTTCCCGAAGAGGTGATCACCGTCACGGAACCCGCCGAAGATGTTTCGGCAATGCCCGATGTGAATACCGTCGGGAACGAACCTGCCCAAACGGAACGAGAGGAAATCGCAACGGTTTCCAAACAAAAGCGTATGACACGCAAAGAGTTATTCGAGGAACTGTATCAAAAGAGCGCGGATATGAAAAAGCGGGAAAGAAAATCGTACGTGCAAAAAGAAATGCTGCCCTATTTCAAGGACAGCATCTCCTGCCGTGCGTTCGTGGAACATAACTTTAACAGAAAGCACAGGAATATGGTCTGCCGCAAAATGCGGCTGTGGAGAAAGATTAACCAGCAGACATTTAACTATTTTGTAACTTTTACGTTCGACGATAAGAAACATACGGAAGAAAGTTTTCAAAAGAAACTTATGCAGTGTTTACAGCATTTCAGTTCGAGAAAGGACTGGCTGTACATAGGCGCGTGGGAACGCGGAAAAGATACAAACCGTTTGCATTTTCACGGGATATTCTATATCCCCGAAGGAGCAATGTCGGGAGAGATGGAAGAAGTACGGGATTTCGATACCCGAAAGAGAAAAAAGCAGACGATTCGGCAGAATACGTTTTTTGCTGAGAGATTCGGGCGGAACGAGTTCCGTCCTATAAGCCATTCCTCGGATCTGCCGCAGATGGTGAGGTATCTTATGAAGTATATCGAGAAGTCGGGCGGCAAACTCATTTATTCGAGAGGACTGTACCGGTATTTCGTGACGGATATAATGGACGAGGATATCATCTGTCCTTACGGGGAAGAAGGAAAAAAGTTTATCCTTTTCGACGATTTCGGATGCTGGATGGGCGGAGAATACATAGGACAGCCGAGCAGCAGAGAGGTGATAGCGCGGTTGCCGAAAGTGACGTAG